The genomic region GATAAGCCAAGGTCTAATTACGCCCATACGCGTTTTGGCCCTGGTAGATCTAGTAGTTTTTTGCAACAATTCGCAAATAACTTCCCCTCAAACACTTCGATATCTGCTCAGCGTGTTATCCAAGACCACCACAAGCGAAGTAGTGGAAATTGCGGTGTCAACGACTTTGTGGTTTGCGTTGTGCAGCGAATTGATTGGTTAGATTCCGAATATGACCGTTCAGAAATCATTACTCATGGGCGGAACGCTTTTTCTGTTCAGCCTAAATCCTTGGGTTTTGGAGTGTTTTCGGTCTTTGGTTATCAGCGATTTCTTTATTGTTTGAATTCAAGTTGCTCGAATAGCAATATTAAACCCCTACCAGAAAACGCTCGAAACAAACAAGTTAATTGCTCTACCAATGGAGACTTTCTGACACGTTTAGTGTGTGCTCTAAAAGATATTGCATTTGCGAATTTTGTTGGGGAAAGAATGGGCCTTTTGGTTTTGCTTCAATCTTCGCTTGCTATGGCTGCCGGAGATACGAGGTATAGTGTAAACGATATTTCTCTATGGGAACATTCCTTGTCGGTAGGAGTGTTATTCAAAATTTTCTATGCGTGGATAAAGGGAAATGATATAAATCTAAGCTCCCCAATTAGTGCAATTAGTGTTACATCTCTTGAAGAAATTATTAAAAAGCACGCTCAATTTCGTTCGTGGTTCCGTCCTCAACTCCTTCCTCTCCGTATTGACGGCCTGGCCTACCTCGCGCAATCCAACAACGTCCCCGACCTGCTGGCACGTCGCGCTTTGTTACAGAAAGTCTACGACGCCTGGCAGGACATCCTGGAATGGGAATTCCCCCTGGCCGGGGAAGTTTACCGGGATGAGAACGGGCCGGTGTTCCTGACCTTTTTGCGAGATCAGGAAGGAAAAAATGTAATACCTCTCCATCTGTTGAAGTTGCCCGAGGACAACAAGGACTTTATGTTGCTGGATGCCTATCAGCGAGCCAAGAACCTTGAAGAGTATCTGCGTCAGACCGTTATTCATTTCACACACGGAGATCTTACTCTTCCACCAGAGATAGAGCTATCTACCTACACCCAGAAACGGTCTGAGGATGGTAAATCGTTGGGGGATTTATTGCGTGAAGAACAGGAAGAAGGCCTGAGATATCAGCCTGATGTTGAGAAAATCGCTCAATCTTGGAACAACGAGGGAGAACTGCACGAAAAATGTTCTCTATGCGGTTTGAGGCCCTTGGGATTCGGGGCCAAAAACCAGAATAGACATAAAGCCATCTCCCGGGGCATGTGCGGCGTTTGCCTCGAGCGGCGAGAATCCCGTGCAAAACCGTGGGTGCAGGGGATTCACCTGGACACGCAAAAGCGTTTCCTGCAAGGACATCCCGAGACCGTCTGGCTGGACGAAGTCGCGGATAAACACGGACGGATTGCCTTGATTGTGGGCTACTTCCCCTTGGAGAACTGGCTGGATGGTACGCTAGTGGAATCCTTAGCCATGTTCAAACGGCTTCAATCTGAATTTCCACCTATAAACCGCAAGATAGTCATCCACGAGGAAAACGGCCAACAAATTGATGTGGTCCTTGGCCCCAAACCCATTTCCTATTCCCGCATCCGTAGGATCTGGGAAACGACCCGCCGTTTCTGGCAAGACGTTGCGCCCACGGATCCACCTCCGAAAGCGCTCCAAGAATGGCTGGAGGACAATGAATATGGACTTTCTCTGGGAGACCTCTGGGAAAGTTCCCTTTCCTTGGAGGAATCCTTGGCAGGCCAGACCATTGGTGAACGCCGCCCTCGCATTTTCCTCAAAGGCGCGGTAGAACCAAAGGACCGCATTTTCCCCTACCACGCCTACGAACTCGAAATCCAGGGCCGCAAGGTAGCCGTGCTCTGGGTGCCGGAAAAAGACGGTGAGGTAGATATTCCGGAAAAATACCGCGGCGGCTTCTGGGTGATTGAGAACCTGGAGTATCTGGACAATGTGTATGGCCGTTCGTTCCAGAACCTTGTGCAAGATCTGGCAGGCCAGCCCTTGAAAGTGTACGAGCCAACTGAATACGGACGACCGGGCCAGGAACAGGCTACATTTACGATTGCGCGGGAAGACGGCGTCCAGGACTCCGCAAGCTCTTACACCCCCCTCATCCCCATCCTCGCGGAGCCCCGCACTTTCATGGCCCTGGTGCCTGCAGACAAGGCCTTCGAGGTGGTGAAGGCCATCAAGGCCAAATACGAGCGGGAGATGGGCAAAGTCAGAAATCGCCTGCCGTTACACATTGGCGTTGTGTATGCCTATCGCAAGATGCCCCTCAGGGCGATCATGGACGCGGGAAGGAGAATGTTGGCGCAACAAAGTAAACCGTTAGTGTGGAAGGTAATTTGTTCAGCCCGAAAATCAATAAATAAAGAGGATAAGCTACCTGAAAGATTTGACCAAGATAAAGATGGCCAATTTATAGAATGGTTGGAAATCTTGATAGAGGCAGACGATCGAAAACTTACTTGGTATGTTCCAGCCCTAATGGGAGATGGTGAGACAGAAGACCATTGGTATCCTTATGTTTTTCTTGCCCAATGTGAAGAACCATCTGATAGAAACCGTTATTACAAAGCCATAAATCCCTGGAATTCAGCCCATCCCTGGCTTGTTCATGTCGCAAAGCTTGAACCTGGAGACGAGATTTATTTCACCCCGGCCACCTTTGACTTTGAATTCCTTGAAACTAACGTAAGACGATTCGAAGTACATTACGATGAGAGAGGAAAGCGTTACAACTCCCTTACCAGACCATATCTTTTAGACGAAATTATTGAGCTTGAAAAAATTTGGAATTTTGTTGCAAGAGAAAAGAAAAATGGCAAATCAAGACTCAGTTCCTCTCAAATCTTTGCTATCAGAAATGCCATTGAAGCCAAACGAGAAGAATGGTTTGAGAATTTTCAAGATTCCATCAATGACGAAAGCTTTAAAGAATTTTGCAAAGCTTTGTTCATAAATGCTCAATGGCAAGGAGATAAGCCAACGCTAAAAGAAATAAACTGGCTTACGGATATGGCTGTGCGTGGTTATTTCACCGATGCAATTTATCTTTTTCACCACATAATGAAAGAGAAAATTGAAGATGTTTCACAGGAGGTCCGGCATGTATAAAACCCATCGCTTTTTGATTATGACAACTGATCCAGTGCATATAGGCACTGGTGGTATGCGCCTTGGCCGGGTTGATAATACCATTGTAAGGGAGCCAGGGACCAGGCTTCCCAAGATTCCAGGAACGGCCCTTCATGGAGCCATCAGGGCTTATGCCGCCAGAAGATATGGAAAGCCCCAGTGCGCAGGGCAGGGCTCAACCGAAGGGAGAAAGCATTGCGGGCGCCCTACTTGCCCTATCTGCTATACATTCGGCTCCATTCAAGGGGAGGCTGGCTCTTTTTCAGGCGTCGTTTCAATTTCCGACGCCAGAATTCTGTTATTTCCGGTTTATTCCATGGTCGGGCCGGTGTGGGTGAGTACAGTAGGCATTTTGAAGGAAGCAGGATTCGATGTTTCGAATCCATCTAACAATTCGGAAGTGAAAGAGGATGAATTCTATTCTACGATGAAGATTGAAAAGCCGATAAGTCTCGGATGGCTAATGGTTGATCCACCCAAGGCAGTGGAAATTAATCCTCCAAAAGATTTAAAGCAATGGGAAAATATTAAAAATCGCATTGTCCTTGTTTCTGACAAGCTCTTCTCTCAGATTGTAAATTCTAATCTTGAAGTAAGAACTTCCGTGGCCATAAATCCCGAAACCGGTGCCACTGAAGAAGGAGCCCTTTATACCTACGAAGCCATCCCACGGGCAACTTTTCTTTGGTTTGACGTGGTAGTGGATGACTTTAGGGGGACTTTTCCAACTGTTACGAAACTTTCAGAGTGGGAAAATATTCTCAAAAATGAAAAGGAGGAAGCAAAAAAAGGCCTTTTAAAAAAGTGGAAGCTCTTATCAGATAAAGAAGATAAAGAAGAAAAAGAAAAATTTCAAAAGGCTGTAAAAAAAGTTTTTGATTGGATTAATGAAGAAAGATTCAAAGATGTTAATCTAGAAAAATGGAAGTGGGATAATATTGAAGCAACACAAAATAATCAAAACATCTTACGAATAATAGTATCTGGCCTCGAATGGGCAGAGCATCTCGGTATTGGTGGTATGGGCACCAGAGGCTTTGGAAGAATTAAACAAGTTGTTGATCCTTGGGAGGTTCAATTATGACTAAAACTAATCTTGATAAAGTAGCACAAGATCATGCTAGGAAGATGCTTGATGTAAGTGATAAGGAAACACTAGAAAGATTAGTTACCAAAGCTTTAGGCGTGCTCCAGAATCAGGGTGTATATGCCATGATGCTTTTTCTTTTTTCAAGAAGTTCAAAAGAAAAAGAAATAGCTCCTGTAATTCGTAATTCTCTTTATGATGCCTTAAAAAGGCTAGTAAATTTTAAAAATGAGACCATTGTAGATAGCCCTAAAGAAGCTCTGGAATTTTATTCTCAAAAAGTAGTAGAAAACCTCGATACCCTCCTCCTCGTCCGTGACCTCTATGAGCAGACTTTGATTTACGCTCGCTTTCATGCCAAAGCTGCCAAAGAAGAACAATCAGGTTCAACAGAGGAGGCGGCATGAGTTTTAAGCATTACCGTGTGGTTTTGAAGCTCCTTTCGCCACTACATATCGGCAAAAGAAAATATAGGAATCTCATGGAAACCCGGGAATATGTACCTGGTCGGACACTTTGGGGTGCGCTAACGGCACGAATTACAAGAGATCACTTTGGTGCTGATCTTAGCAAATATGAAGAAGTAGGTACTTTTTTCCATGAAAATTTTCGCTTTGGCTATCTCTGGCCTTCATTAGATAAGAAGAATCCATATTTCCCGTGGGAAAAGAACGACTTTGATTATCTTTTTAAATTTGGTTATATGAGTCAGGCTGGAGATTACGAGAGAAAAGTAAGTGATGAAGGTCAGCTTCATGAAGTGGAATATATTGGGCCAAAAACACGAGATGATAGAGATGTTTATTTAGTTGGAGATCTGTGGGTCAAAGAAGATATAAACTCCTCAAACAAAGGTCCTTTTGAAGGAATACGTTTAGAGAAAAATGACTTGTTTTTTATTAAAACAAAAGAAGAACAAAAAGAAATCAGTTTAAAAAAGATATTCGGCAGCTTGCAGCTTGGTGGTGAAAAGGGCTATGGTTGGGGTCGGGTAAAACTAGAAAGCCTTACTCCCACAAATAGCAGAAAAGCCTTGGGTGGTATTGTTTTTGAGGTAGATGGAAAAGATGTGGTGCTTCAATTTGCCAAAAATCAATATTTGACAGCCCATGCCCTTGCCGCAGATTGGCAGCTTAAAGACGCTGAAAATAATAACGGTCAACACTTTATTAAAATCAAAGATGGATCTGTTGAAGGCCCAATTGAGCCCTTAACAGGCTACGTCCTTAAGCAAGATAACTCTTGGGGAATTCCTAGCCCACCGATTTGTTTTCTTCCCGGCAGCAAGATAAAAGAAAATCTTAGCGTAAAAATTGCACATTTTGGAATACTAACCAATGCTTCCGGCATTGGTTGAGATAGGAAGGCGCTGAGGCAGCTAGACTCTATAATGGGAGGTCCACACAACTGTGAAAATTTAGATTAAGCTAAAACAAACACGAGGATAGACACCCCCAGCCAGATAGCTTGAAGTTTAATCCATTAAACTAAAATAGGATTTACAAGTGTAGTAGCGTAAACTTACTTTGCAAACACTCCAGCAAACAAAGATCGAAAGCCCATCTACTCTAACCATGCCGATGTAAGAACCTTCAAAAGGCGTCGGAAAAAACTTCGTCAAATTGAATTTTGAAAGTTCAATTTGATAAAAAGCCTTTCGGGACCCCGAAAGGCGTCCTGGTTTAGGGTGGGGACAAGAGTTATTTCAAGGAAAACATTCTGCTTCGCCCCTGTTACTCCTGATCCTGAATAATTAAAATATTCGCCCACGCGGTTCTAACGGAAGTAGTTGGAGCTCTGGAAGGGCAAATCCTTCCGGAAAGTCGCCAAGGTATTTGAAATTCGCAAAAAGCAAACAAAAACCTAGTAGGAGAGATGTATGCAGATAAAAGAAGTCTCCCAGTGTCTGGCGGATCCTGAAAGGATTAAGGTCATCGGCAAAGTGGATATTCCTGATTTGGAAACAATTATGTCCTATCTTGCCAGAATAATTCCAGGGGCTACTTATAGCGAAAACGACGGCTGGCTGGTCTTCAAAAAGGGCTTAAGTATCATCACCATTTACAAAGACTCTTTTGTGGCCATGACTTACATGGCTGACCGAGAAGAAGCCTTGAAAACACTTAAATACATTGAAGAGATGGCAAGAGTTGCGTCCGCTAATAAAGATAAAATTGACCTTTCTAAACCCTTGATAAACCAAAACCTTACGGCACTAGACATTTATAAACTTTTGCCTCAGACTAATTGCCAAGAATGCGGCGAAGCCACCTGCCTGGCCTTTGCCGTAAAAATTCTCAATTCAGAACGAGAAATTTCTCAATGCCGTCCACTTTTTAACGAAGAGCAATACCAAGAAGCTAAAGAAAAACTTCTGAGTTTGTTTACCCTGCCTGACAACGTCAATAGCGGCCCGCAAAGTCAATAGTCACTGCGAAGCTACGCTAGCAACCGAAGAGGTTACTCAAAGCAACATATGAGGCATTAAATAGGCGACAATTGAGTCATTACAAGCGAAACGAAGCAATTCCTGTCGCGAGGTGACTTAGTTGTCGTGGCGATCACTATTTCTGAGACTGCTTCGTCGCGCTCGTGCGCTCCTCGCAGTGACAAATAGGCGGTCATTGCGAGCCACGAAGTGGCAAAGCAATCTCCCTGCTATCTGGTAGAGACTACCTCGTCGGCACTACATTTTTCCTCGTAAGACATGCGGGGTCACTTCGTCGGTACTTTGTGATAGTGCTATGTCGTGTAAAAAAACTCGGCTTAATAGTAGCTTCAGGAATCCCAATTTAAATTTTTTTATTGACTTACCGATAAGGAAAATATAGTAAGTCCTCAAAGGGATGGAGTAATTTTAAATGGCCTCAGTAAAAATAAGCCTTTCTCGTCAGAGGGGTAATTTCTGGATTGATAACGGCCTGGTCGTGCTCTATCGCCTCTTTGGTGAGGGGGAATTTGAGCACGAACAACTGCTTGAAGCCATTGTAGAAAAACTCGTGCAAGAGACCGAAAACGAAGGAGAATATGTCGATACAGAAACTGGTGCCATCAAAAAATACCCCAAAAAGAACTGGCTTTATCCGGCTAATCTGTTTATAAAGGCTACTCCCAAAGCCTCAAAAACAAAAATAGATGGCAAAACTTACTTCACTAGTCCACCGACCTACGACCTCAAGCTCTCTTTTAGCCGCAAAAAAGAGAGTTGCGATCTGTGTGGGGAAACAGCCCCGCTTACCAAGGCCAAAATGTGGAACTATCCCTTTGTGGTAGAGCCCGGAAAGTTTGCCAATTTTTACCCGGGGCTGAAACGTGAACTCAAAATTTGCCCGACCTGTGCTGTAGCTGGCCTTGCCGCCTATCTTGGCTGGCTCTGGTGCGCTCAGGGGCGTGAGGCCCTGCACATCTTTTGTTTTCAAGGTGATCTCAAAGATCTTGAACGTTTGCAAAGAGAAATCTTCGATCACCTACGCTTGGGAAATAAAAAAAGAAATACTCCTTTGGCCTTTTACGGTCCTTATCTTCATGAAACAACGCTAGGTCTTCTTTTAAGGCTTTTTTCCTATGTAAGGCGAAACTCAGAAGAGGCAGAAAAGCTTAGTGATGAAGCCCTGGAACTGCTCACCAAGCTTTTTGGAGCTTCGGAAAACCCCCTCTCTCGTCCTTTAGTGCTTTATGTAGTTACCGGAAAACCTGGAAAAGCTTTTGATATGCAAGCCTTTAAGGAATTCAGCCACCTGGCCACCCTTTATCGCCTTTATGAGGCTTTCGTTGAAAGCCTTCCCTCGGAACGTCCTCAAGAAATACTGGAAGGTGTCTTCAGACAGTTTCAAAAAAAAGAGGGGCGCGGCTACAACACCATCTGGCGCGAAAAGATCGCCGCTGCGGTCTTGGAGTTTGGTGATCCTCTACCCTTTATAGAAGATTTTCTTTACGAAGGCTCTGAAAAAAGGCCCCTGGTTTTCAAGACTCTTGAGGTCTTTGAGGTCTATCTCAAGGAGGTTCTTAACATGGACGCACAATTACTAAAGGTAATTCGAGGTTTTGGGTATACCCTGGGCTCTCATGCCCAAAAAGAAAACGAAATGGGGCTGCTGTATGCCTTGCGAAACGCCAAAAATCTAGATGAATTTTTCCGAGTCTTAAACGACGTGCAATATCGTCTTGGTTTGACCGTACCTGAAGACATGCTTGCTGTAGAATCCGGAGAGCTCATAAAAGGTAGCCCCTGGAGACGGGTCAAAACATTGCTTTCGATATACGCCATGAATGCCTTTTTAAGAGGCCAAACCGAAACATCTAAGGAGGACTAAAATGAGCAAGGCTATAAGCCTGGGATATCTCTTCAAAGTCTCGGCAGGCAATGTAAACGCATCTCACACCGAAGGAAACGTTATGGTCACCAAAAAGGTAACTCTTCCCGATGGAAGCACCCTCCCTTATATCTCTGGCCAGGCCATAAGGCGCATGTTGAGGGATCGCCTTGAAGACCTGGGCTGGGCCCTTTCCGAACCCTTCTGTAAGGTCTCCGGCCAGGAAGTAACCCCGCCGGTAAGGCCCTGGGACTTCATTGACGAAGACCTCTTCGGTTATCTTGACCCTTCTGGAGGGAAGCGGCGTACCTCTCCGGTGCGGGTCTCAGCGGCGATAGGACTTTTTCCTTTCCAGGGAGACCGCGACTTAGGAACTCGCTCGTTCGAAAAATTCGGCCAGGCCATGAGCGAAGGCGGCAATATGTTTGAAACCGAGCTCTACGCCAATCTCTTTCGGGGAGCGATATTGATAGAACTCGACCGAGTGGGAAGCTTTACCACTCTCGAAATAAATACTGAGAGGATTCCCGAAAATTTAATCAAAGAAGAAAATCTATTCTCACTTCATCCAACGGAAAAAAGAAATAGGCTCCAAACCCTACTCGAAGCTCTGAGCTTACTTTGGGGCGGTGGCCGTACAGCCAGAATGCTGGCTGATCTTTCGCCACGCTTCCTGGCATACGCGCGTCTTTCAGTAAAACACCCGGTTTTTCTCGAAAACATAGAGGTTGAATTTCAAAATGGAAAATACCGTCTTATGCTAGCCCCGCTAAAAAATGCCATGGAAAAATTTCAGGATCGGATGGAAAAAGCCATCTTCGGTCTTGAACCTGGCTTCTTTGTCAATGAAGAGGAAATACGCGACAACCTTTCAGCCTATGGTGACGTGGTAAGTCTCTCTGAAGCTATTGGTAAAGCTAAAAAAGACGTAGAGGAGCTATGGAAGGATTAGCTGTTACCGTAAGCGCTCCGGTGGCCTCTTTTCGGAGGCCACTTGATATAAATTTTCAGCGCACCCTGCTTCTGCCCCCGCCGACGACCTGCCTGGGAATCGCCGGGGCAGCCCTGGGGCTTTCTGAAGGCGAATTATGGCGGCGAGGGAGCCCTCTTTCCGATCTAAAGGTCTCTGTACTTCTTGAACCCTCTCCGGTGACTGGTGGAGACCCGGCGGTGACCCGCGATCTTTTGAAAGTATTAAAAATCAAAAATAAAAAGATTTCCGCCGAACGTTCCCCCTATTTTCGAGAGCTTCTCTTCTTCTCGCGTTATACCTTGCTATTTGCCGGAAAGGATGAGCTTCTTGACCGTCTCCGCAAGGCCTTTGCTGATCCGGCTTATCCCCTTTCCCTCGGACGGGAGGACGAACTCGCCAGGATTGAAGCCATAGAGGAGGCCGTATTTTCTCCCGGAGAACCTCTTCTTTTCGGGACCATGGTGCCAGGAGATCTTCGCGAGCTGGAGGTAAAAGTAAAGCTCGCCCCAGGTCTGCGTGTAGAACCACCGAGTGTCGAGGTCCTTCCCGCGGGCTTTGAGGTGGTCAAGGGAGTAAGACACCCTGTAGGGCGTAAACCCTTCACCATCATCCCTTTGAAGTGCCGGCTGGAGTTTCCGAAACTGGAGACTTTATCCTTCCGTGGGCGCAACTTTGTATGGCTGAACTCTTAGCCAAACCGGATAAAACCCTCCGGGAACACCTTGAAAAAGTAGCAGAACTTGCCCGGGAATTGGCTCTCCGGCTGGGTTTAAGAGAAGACTTGCTCAAGAGGAGCATTCTTGCGGCTCTATTTCATGATCTCGGCAAGGCTACAAGAGATTTTCAGCGCTACATGCAGCTCTTGAAAGAGGGATGCGAAAAAGAGGCCCGGCATCTAAAGCCTAAAGTATTTCCTCACGCTCTAGCCTCTCTAAATTTTGTCTTCCTTGTTGAGGCCGAAATTTTTGGAGAGCCTTTCCTGGCCACCGGGGCGGTGCTGAGTCACCACTCTCCTCTTTCAGGAGATCTTTACCATACCTGGGAAGGGAAGCCGGTCTTCGAGAAAGGCTTAGAGGAGCTCATCACCCACCTGTTGGAGGCATGGAAGACGGTTTTGGGTGATATCCCGGGGCCAAATAACTTTGACACTATACGTAAGATTCCGCCTCTTGTCCTTCTTGAAAGAGCTCACGAAAGAGATGGCCGTAAGGTGAGTCTTCGGGGGCTTATCAAAGAGGCCCCGCGGTGGGATTTCGCCCGGGTAAAAGCCGTGCTCCATCTTGCCGATTGGCTGGAATCTTCAGGAAAACAGAGTGTTGACGAGATTTTCCTCAAAGACGCCAGAAAGGCAGTAAAAGATCATTTTTCTCGGCGTAAACTTACACCTTACGAATTTCAGCGAAGAGCCGAAGAGTCTTCTCAAAATGGCCTGGCTCTCAGGGCACCTACAGGTTCTGGAAAAACAGAGGCCCTTCTGCTTTGGGCCGGAGGTGCCGAGCGCATTCTTTATCTTCTCCCCACCCAGGCCACGGTAAACGCCATGTTTCAGAGGCTGAAGGATATTTACGGGGCCAAGAAAGTGGGGATTGCTCACGGCCACGCCTCTTACATATTGCATCAGGAAAATGAAGAAGACTTTCTCTGGGAGAGGCTTTCCTCCTCAGTCTTTGCCAAACCGGTTACCGTAGCCACGCTGGATCAATTCCTCCTGGCCGGCCTTCAGGGAAGGCACTGGGAGGAAAGGCTTACACTAGCAGCTTCGGCGAATATCATATTTGACGAAATTCATTCTTACGAACCCTATACCTTGGGGCTCCTTGCGGAGGCACTTTCCGATTTCCCGGCCCAATCTCTCGCCTTTGCTAGTGCCACTTTGCC from Thermodesulfatator indicus DSM 15286 harbors:
- the cmr4 gene encoding type III-B CRISPR module RAMP protein Cmr4 is translated as MYKTHRFLIMTTDPVHIGTGGMRLGRVDNTIVREPGTRLPKIPGTALHGAIRAYAARRYGKPQCAGQGSTEGRKHCGRPTCPICYTFGSIQGEAGSFSGVVSISDARILLFPVYSMVGPVWVSTVGILKEAGFDVSNPSNNSEVKEDEFYSTMKIEKPISLGWLMVDPPKAVEINPPKDLKQWENIKNRIVLVSDKLFSQIVNSNLEVRTSVAINPETGATEEGALYTYEAIPRATFLWFDVVVDDFRGTFPTVTKLSEWENILKNEKEEAKKGLLKKWKLLSDKEDKEEKEKFQKAVKKVFDWINEERFKDVNLEKWKWDNIEATQNNQNILRIIVSGLEWAEHLGIGGMGTRGFGRIKQVVDPWEVQL
- a CDS encoding RAMP superfamily CRISPR-associated protein; its protein translation is MSFKHYRVVLKLLSPLHIGKRKYRNLMETREYVPGRTLWGALTARITRDHFGADLSKYEEVGTFFHENFRFGYLWPSLDKKNPYFPWEKNDFDYLFKFGYMSQAGDYERKVSDEGQLHEVEYIGPKTRDDRDVYLVGDLWVKEDINSSNKGPFEGIRLEKNDLFFIKTKEEQKEISLKKIFGSLQLGGEKGYGWGRVKLESLTPTNSRKALGGIVFEVDGKDVVLQFAKNQYLTAHALAADWQLKDAENNNGQHFIKIKDGSVEGPIEPLTGYVLKQDNSWGIPSPPICFLPGSKIKENLSVKIAHFGILTNASGIG
- a CDS encoding (Fe-S)-binding protein — translated: MQIKEVSQCLADPERIKVIGKVDIPDLETIMSYLARIIPGATYSENDGWLVFKKGLSIITIYKDSFVAMTYMADREEALKTLKYIEEMARVASANKDKIDLSKPLINQNLTALDIYKLLPQTNCQECGEATCLAFAVKILNSEREISQCRPLFNEEQYQEAKEKLLSLFTLPDNVNSGPQSQ
- the cas7i gene encoding type I-B CRISPR-associated protein Cas7/Cst2/DevR, with the protein product MSKAISLGYLFKVSAGNVNASHTEGNVMVTKKVTLPDGSTLPYISGQAIRRMLRDRLEDLGWALSEPFCKVSGQEVTPPVRPWDFIDEDLFGYLDPSGGKRRTSPVRVSAAIGLFPFQGDRDLGTRSFEKFGQAMSEGGNMFETELYANLFRGAILIELDRVGSFTTLEINTERIPENLIKEENLFSLHPTEKRNRLQTLLEALSLLWGGGRTARMLADLSPRFLAYARLSVKHPVFLENIEVEFQNGKYRLMLAPLKNAMEKFQDRMEKAIFGLEPGFFVNEEEIRDNLSAYGDVVSLSEAIGKAKKDVEELWKD
- the cas5 gene encoding CRISPR-associated protein Cas5 is translated as MEGLAVTVSAPVASFRRPLDINFQRTLLLPPPTTCLGIAGAALGLSEGELWRRGSPLSDLKVSVLLEPSPVTGGDPAVTRDLLKVLKIKNKKISAERSPYFRELLFFSRYTLLFAGKDELLDRLRKAFADPAYPLSLGREDELARIEAIEEAVFSPGEPLLFGTMVPGDLRELEVKVKLAPGLRVEPPSVEVLPAGFEVVKGVRHPVGRKPFTIIPLKCRLEFPKLETLSFRGRNFVWLNS
- a CDS encoding CRISPR-associated helicase/endonuclease Cas3, with protein sequence MAELLAKPDKTLREHLEKVAELARELALRLGLREDLLKRSILAALFHDLGKATRDFQRYMQLLKEGCEKEARHLKPKVFPHALASLNFVFLVEAEIFGEPFLATGAVLSHHSPLSGDLYHTWEGKPVFEKGLEELITHLLEAWKTVLGDIPGPNNFDTIRKIPPLVLLERAHERDGRKVSLRGLIKEAPRWDFARVKAVLHLADWLESSGKQSVDEIFLKDARKAVKDHFSRRKLTPYEFQRRAEESSQNGLALRAPTGSGKTEALLLWAGGAERILYLLPTQATVNAMFQRLKDIYGAKKVGIAHGHASYILHQENEEDFLWERLSSSVFAKPVTVATLDQFLLAGLQGRHWEERLTLAASANIIFDEIHSYEPYTLGLLAEALSDFPAQSLAFASATLPKALLEIFSPENLLEAEEEFFSRKRHRLSLRPFPLKEALPEIIALAQDDHRILVILNTVREAQEIYRELRQNYSDQVYLFHSRFVFRDRLEKERLVQEQRPGTILVATQVVEVSLDISYDVLFTELAPLDALVQRLGRVNRRGERPLAEVKIFTQVGEGSQRVYPEGVLKNSLSLLKDLPKNPAEREWVEAVSLLYEEIVREDSFQRDFDLGRRTLQEVREILGCYTIDLADEELRARFATRKGTPSVEVLPETLLEEAQAFKAQGEAWRLVELLVPVPIWWLHAFKGWFYPSEDLGCFVTRLPYSIEEGLLPPKKDETPEEYEFW